TGTTGGTGCCTCAATGCCATGGCTGCCGTCATTATCACATGATGATTAATATTACGGCAATTAGTCGCAAGCATATGTCCTACATTATAAGCATAATGAAAAAAATGCATGTATAATTCAAGTACTCAACTATGATTCACGTGGAATCCTAAATATCAACCAGGGCCAGATGAAGGCAGAAGGCCTCAACACATGATTACTGGTTCCAGCTAAGAGCTAATGATAAAGAACAATTCTGATTTCGATACCCAGGTAAGTTTACCCAGCTCTCTCTCCTAAACTCCACCTATTCTGGGTATTCATATAACTTGTAGAATTTATCTGATTGAGCTGGTCCATTGGTTTTAGTCTGCATAGGCCTGTTGATGGGTTGGATTGGGACCTGGCTTGACCCGAAACAAGACCGACCTAATTCGAACCCGAGAACCCAACATGAACTCAGGAAGAGATTGGACATCTCGACCTTGGTTGGAACTTATGATATGTACCAAAAAATTTTCTAGAACAACCCCGTCCGCAAGAAGCATCCTAAGAATTAGATCACCCGCACAAAGCCAACCCCGCTGCCGAAAACATGAAAGACGCTGACGAAGCGATGACGGTGGTGGAGACTGATCGAGATAAGGGGAAGAGGGGAGTTTGGGATGACGATCCGGTCTGGAAATGGGGCAATCTGGATTTCTCGGCTTTTGTTGTGAAGGATGGTAGTGAAAGGGCTCCACGGAGGAGCATGCTTTTTGTTTAGAGATTATCAGGGCAGGCTGATTGTGGCAGGAGGCCGATGCACCCCTAGTTCGACCACTATTGAGGCGGAGTTGCAGGTAGTCTGGGAGGACGTCTCCTATGCGAGAAGGGTATTTGATGCAGATGGGATTTATCTGGAGGGCGACTTCTCTACGGGGATTGACTGGATATGAAAAGTGGATAGATTTGGGGATGGTCATCTATTGATTCGGAAGATCCGCATATTGGTTAGGAAGATAGATTCCTTTTCTGCAGCATATGTATATCGGGAGGCAAACAGAGCGGCCGATTGGGTTGCCTCTTTTGTTGCTCGGCATTCTGGAGAGATTATTTGAACTAGAGCAGAGCtgatcacgggccttctggcccgcccagcccggcccgaaatttttcgggcttggacattaaaaaaaaggctCATGAGTGGGGCCTGGGCAAGAAAAGTGGCCCGACCAAAAAAATCGGGTCGGGCCTGGTCGGGCCAATCTGGCCCATTTCAGattccaaacaaagaaaaaatcgggcctgtcgggtcgggcctatCGGGTCGAGCCGGGCTAGACGGACCTAAAACTAGATTTATAAAGTCGGGTCGGACCTGAACAAAAATTTAAGTCCTatagtcgggccgggccgggcctaatttctgctgtagagcccgACCCGATCCGGATTTTGATCAGTTCTAGACTAGAGATACTGATGTCCCTGATgctctattttattttctttttgctgATGTAGCTGGCTGTATTTAGTTAAGAGCAATATGAAACACCATTTTttacattgaaaaaaaaaaaacaacgctCCACGAAGGTGGCCGGGCGAAGGGCTTTGGTGACTTTCCATTCGTTTTTTGTACTATTTTATTTGATGGAACGTGATTGGAGGTCCACTGCTGAGCTGGTGGATTGGGTTTACCTTATACCCTCTCCTGCCCGATGCTGGACCATTCAGCTCAGTGTATCGGAATTTTGGAACCTGGCCCGGCATTCAGTAGACGTACAGTCAAAAAAAGTAAACGTCCAAGTACAGCTCATTTTTTTGGGGTAAAAAGtacagctctttttttttttttttgggtaaaaagcACAGCTCATTCCTGCCTGGTGTTTCTCAAGATTCTAAATTTGCTTTCCCTGAAAATCCTCCATCCTGATCTccaaggaaaaaaatatttccaAAATTTCTAAAAATGGTATCCAAGTTCGAAAAGTAGAGTTCTCACTGTTTCGACCTttcccattaaaaaaaaaaaaccacgaaAAACATGGTTTCATCGAAATTTATTTAACCCACAAACCAGCGAAGGAGTGCTCctagaaaatcaaaataaaaacaaaaataaatataaacaaCGAGAGGATATATGGCTGCTGCGACCGATGGAGGAGGCGGCGATGGCGACGGCCGCCGGAGCTACTGGCGGTGGAGCAAGGCGGACTTCTTCCCTGAGCCGTCGTTCCGGAGCTGGTCGGCGTACCGCTCGGCCCTCTCCGCCACCGGCCCCCGCCTCCGCGACCGCCTCCTCCACCGCTCCGACTCCGCCGCGGAGCTCCGCGCCCTCCCCCGCCAGAGCGAGCACGGCCTCCGCCGCTGCCTCAACTGGTGGGACCTCGTCTGGCTGGGCTTTGGCTCCGTCGTCGGCACAGGCATCTTTGTCCTCACCGGCCAGGAGGCCCGCTTCAACTCCGGCCCCGCCATCCCCCTCGCCTACGCCGCCGCCGGCCTCTCCGCCCTCCTCTCCGTCTTCTGCTACGCCGAGTTCGCCGTCGAGATCCCCTCCGCTGGCGGCTCCTTCTCCTACCTACGCGTGGAGCTCGGCGACTTCGTCGCCTTCCTCGCCGCCGGCAACATCCTCCTCGAGGCCCTTGtcggcgccgccggcctcggccgCTCCTGGACCTCCTACTTTGCTACCCTCCTCGACCGCGATCCCGACTCCCTCCGCATCCACGCCCCCGCCCTCGCCGACGGCTTCAACCTCCTCGACCCCATCGCGGTCGTCGTCCTCCTCACGTGTTCGACCATCACCATCTTCGGCACTCGCCACACTTCGACACTCAATTGGCTCACCTCCCTCCTCAGCGTCGCCGTCATAGCATTCATCATCGCCGCCGGCTTCGCCCACGCCGCCGTCTCCAATTTGACCCCTTTCTTCCCCTACGGCGCCCGCGGGGTGTTCCAGGCCGCCGCCGTCGTCTACTGGGCCTACACGGGCTTTGACATGATTGCCACCTTGGCCGAGGAGACCAAGAATCCGGCCAGGGACATTCCTCTCGGCCTCGTCGGCTCCATGTCGGCCATCACCGTAGTGTACTGCGTCATGGCGCTTGTGCTCGTCATGATGCAGCGCTACGACCAATTGGATCCCAACGCCGCCTACTCGGTGGCGTTCGCGAGCGTCGGGATGAAGTGGGCCAAGTACTTGGTGGCGCTCGGTGCGCTGAAGGGGATGACCACGGGGCTGCTGGTCGGAGCGTTGGGCCAGGGCCGGTACACCACGCAAATTGCCCGGGCGCACATGATCCCCCCCTACTTCGCACTCGTTCATCCAAAGACCGGGACACCGATTTATGCCACGCTCTTGGTGAGCATCTCCAGTGCCTGCATCGCCTTCTTCTCGAGTCTGGATGTTCTAGCTAGCGTCTCCTCCATTAGCACCCTCTTCATCTTCATGCTCGTGGCCATCGCGCTGCTGGTCAGAAGATACTATTCCAGGGATATCACTCAGAGGAGCAATCAGTTTAAGTTGGTGGCCTTCCTAGTATTGATCGTTGGATCCTCCATTGGCATATCAGCTTGCTGGAATTCAGCTTCGGATGGATGGATTGGGTTTGCACTGACGGTGCCGCTCTGGTTTCTGAGCACGTTGGGGCTGACAGTGTTTGTTCCCCAGCAGCGGGCGCCGAAGGTCTGGGGGGTTCCTCTTGTTCCATGGCTGCCGTCGCTCTCCATTGCAACGAATCTTTTTCTGATGGGATCACTCGGTTACCAGGCCTTTGTGAGATTCGGAATATGCACCTTGGTGATGCTAATTTATTATGTGCTCTTCGGTGTTCATGCAACCTATGACACGGACCAGGAACAGAACGATTTCGAGACCGCCAAGGTTGGGACAGGCATCAGCGGCGGAAGTGTGGGGCAAAGATGACAGATTTTGGGTGATCTAGTCTTGCTTCATCATATTTCGGTAAGTGTTCTATCTTGTTTGGTATAGGAAATGGAGAGAAATGAACCTGGATATTGTTAGGATTTTTAGCATGTTACAGTGATCTGTTTTACCAAGTGAACATTGTTCTTCAGAATTATTACATAGATTTATGGAACCTAATGCCATTCAGTATGTCATTGCTACATTATGGTACATCTTTATTAAATTCTACAGTCCATGCACAAGATCAAATGAAGGAATGAAAAAGAATTCGTCATGCCAGTATAATAAACATGAAAGTGCAATGAAAATAGGCAAATATCTGACACTGGATATGTCAATAGTAATAACGGTAATCAGTAACTAGTTTTCTAACAACTCTTCTTGTAACAGTGCTACAATGTTCCCTTAGTCCACATAGATCATAGGCCAGGTCTGCTCTActaccatttgtaataattcaggacctcaccaaaaaggctaaccatatgatattatttggattttttgatcaTGTGTAAGTACTTAAGATCTAACCggtgaataaccgatatgggactaaatacacgcccgcatGATCCCCATACTTCTATAGCTTTTGGATTGATCAATGTGATTGAAATGCATATCACGAAGGGCTGAAGGGGCTAAAAGGTTGCAACAAACACAACAATTTAGCCTTTAGGAAGAAATACTGCTCCTTCAAATATGGTCCCtatcaaaaatcaaaaaaatggtCCTTATGGTACCTAAgctttaacaattaaaaaataatggCCAACATTCTATATTGTCCGAATTATTTTAGCTGTGAGTATACTCCTATAATTGTGCTAATAATGTTAATATTGTTAATTTCGCACTCTGGTTTTGTTCTGCAGTAACCTCTCCACAGAAATTTCTTTACGTCCATAACATGGTACAAGAATGTTCCATGTTTCTCCCACAAACCAGTTGTGTTAGAGCATGATGAGCCTAGTCACCAATCATTTCTTATCCTGCCTGCAAGATATATTAGCGGCGTGAAGTCCAAATACCATGCATTTTTCCTATGGAGCAATATTTTAATTGGCACAAATTCAACACAAGTTCCGCAAATAAGCTTCTaatggattttttttccttgcaaGTAATCAAGAACAAGCTTTTACATCGAAGTCtgaagatttcataaattagaaatGTAAAAGAGTCCCGAACATTTTGCGCTCAGAGAAACCATGTTCTATTTAGAAATATTCACTTTCACTATTCAGACAATTCAGATTACTTTTCATCCATTATCATATCAGCTACAGCCATGGGCAAAACTCTTTAGGAACCCCGTAATGGTAGAAATCACATCTGAAGATGGAAGCCGAACAGGATGTTTTTCAACTGAACTCTAAACGAGTTCAGGCACTGAGTTGCTGTTATATCCAAGAAAATGTTGGTGCCATACAAGTATCTCCATATTCACAGAACTGAGTTGCAGTATGGAAGCGAGGGAATCTCAATACCATCAGGCACTTACTCATGTAAGCCTCTGTGTATTCCAACCAAATTGCATAGACTTGAACTCGTATTACTGAGTCTTCATGGGAAACTAAAATTTACTTGTAATCTCATCTATTTAATGGCTAGTTAAATTCAAAGACCTCATCCTTTCTAGATCTTGCTAGGAGTCCTTCGAGAAAGTAAAACATAATCTAATTCTAGAGCAGCTGGACCCCTTAAACCAAGTTTAACCCCTTGTACTAATGCGGCAATCTGGTTTCGAACCTGATGAGATCTCTTAAATCAGCCTGTTATGCTGCTTGTGCCAAGTAGGTTGACATCGTAGCTGCTCGTGAGATGTTTGATAAGATAGCAAGCCAAATATGACTTCGTAGAATGGTAGAATCTCTGGGTATTGCCACGAGGAAAGCTACCAAAAAGCAATCGGATGGTTTGGAAACATGCAGTCTCATAATATGTTCAGGAACAGGGCTTCTGGACCTTGGAATGCAGgtccatatatgcttcatgcCAAGATTGTTGCTTCATCTGGTGGGCTAGGGGACATGTACTCAAAGTGTGGTCCTATAAGATAGGCATTTACagggaaagagaaaaaaaaaaagagaaaaaaataattttatttctctattcCATCATATTCAGTATGTCTCAGAGATTATATATACTCGTATATAGACTccatatgaaaaaaataatgtaGCCTGATATAAGATcactaataataaaaaatattactttCTTGTGTGACTTTTAAAATCATTCTAATAAGAtcatactaataaaaaaaaataatataggttgatatagaatcatgctaataaagaaaaatattatgagcGATGCAAATTGTTACGTgatttctaaaattatactaacagcaGATTTGAGACCGCATTTAATTCAATGATCTGACTTTGCTCCCCACTAACATGGAAGCTTTTACTTTCTTTAAGCAGAAGCAAGAAAACGGCATGTAGCCCACCAAATTTTCCAATGTGAGTGTGATAACTTCATGTCCTAGCTAGATTATCTTCATTGCCTCGTGGAAGACAAATCCACGCCCTGTTGGTGAAAGATGGATACgaaaaataatatttgtatGGGAAGtgctttaatagatatgtatgcCAAATGTGGAGCTGGCGATGATGCATGCCAATTTTTTGATCGCATGCCGACGAAtaacatttttttgttttcgtGGAATGAATGATTCATGGTATGCTTAGAATGTTTCTCGCAAGAAAGATGTCGAACTCTTTAAATGCATTCCAAGTGATGAAGAGAAGCCGAAAAGCGTGACCTTCGTTGCTGTTCTTACAGCATGCAGCCATTAGGAATGGTTGATGAATGTACCAAACACTTGGATTTCATGGAAAAGAAGCATGCGATCAAGCCATTGGCTGATTAGTATACCTGCATAATTGATAGCAAAGGATCATTCTTTTGTCCAATGTACAGGCTAGACTAGGCTGATGGGATCTTTTATGGTTGATTATCCAAGAAGAATGAAGTCTGTGCTGCTTGATGAGGAATTTGAGTTTCCTTTATTATGGATTAGTGATGGCTCATAAACTAattgttagcataattttaggaaTTACGTAATAACTGCATCgcctataatatatttttttattagcatgattttgtgtcaacctatattatttttctttattagcatgatcttgttagagtgattttagggaTTACAATATAACTTGTATCAGTCAGTAATATCTTCCATTATTAATGTGATCCTATATTAGCCTATACATTTTTTTGTATGGAGTCTATATACAAGTATATGTAACCCCTAAAAATATACCGAATATAATaaaattgagaaataaaattatatttatctttctctttttctattatttttctattcttCTACGGATATTTTAACACTGATGATATTTTTGTGAGGTAATTGAAGCATGGGACCGGACCTTTTGATGACTGTGATGCTCAAAAGTTAAGCCTGAGAGCCGGCAAGGAGGGTGGCTGTTTTAGAAAGTACCATACAATCAGCAGTCTTTTAGTGAAACTGAAATGCAACTTCCTGTGCCGGTTGATATTTCGCATTCTTTGCATCTGGTCTTGTAAGAGCTGAAATCCATGCCACGGGACGGAAATATTTCTATCAGATTTTCGACCCTTGCCGGTACGCAGCATTGCTTGCACTTCTGCTGCGACCCAACAATGAAAGAAAGAGATGTGCGAATGGATCGCATAACTTTGATGTTGTTCTGTTAAGTTTTATGTCATACAGGATCATAGTAGTTACAAATGATATAGTTAGGGAGTGTATCTTGGAGAACAGGAGGAATTCGAGATCTTAAAGCATAATGCACGGATTTTTTCTTTAGAAGATTGACTCAATCTGTTCGACACTTCACAAGGCTCTGAATTTCTTTGTGCTTTGGGGAGTCTCTGCAACGGAAAAGCCAAAGAGTCCCATGAAAAGCTTCTCGGAATTCTTAGTCCTCTGCTGCAGATTCAGAAGCCACGAACTCTCTCATTTTATTCCAGTATGGCAGAGGATATCAAATTGGTGGAAATTTGGCATGCTGTGTGGCAAGTTCACAATCTGTTGTATATTCTTTAACTTTGTATCCTTGTATATAATTTCTCATCAATGAATCTAGGGGAAGTGCTCTGCTTCCTCCATTTccgatcaaaaaaaatataggtgAGTCCAAAGCATCTGTTTCCACGACTTATTTATGTTCGAGGGAGAACTTGAAGAGCTTCTCGGCGTCATTGTCAGCTTTCCCGAGTAGGAGGAAGATGCTGGAAATTCGACTAGAAAGAGGGATGGATCAATTTTTTGCGGTTCTTGCACGAAAACCCTCCAAAGCATTCAAATTTATGTAAAAACGCTCTCCAAATTGAAATTGACATGCATATCctcataaaatatttgtttttgtatatgtacttttttttttttttttttacatgcaaCCACACTATCTAGCATCATTAAAAAATGatcaatttaaaattaaaataactaaaatattcttaacggACAGATGtgcaaaataactaaaatatataacctctctgttatggtaggttatcaatctatttattttttattggacaaaaaatatCCTTACTTCGTATAACTTttaagggtattttttgtctAACCCTCCCAACATGCAATTAATATTCTCTTTCTCACAGAATTTTTATCGCCACGGGAGAGAGAGTATTTGCTGCCAAAatagaaaagacaaaaaatacCCTCAGGGAGTAggtattttttgtccaataAAAAATAGGTAGATTGATAAGATTATCAATCCCCATATAGATTTGCGACGTTATCAATATAATTTCTCATATTTAGAAGGAAATATATGTAAAAAATTATCAGTtgatatttcaaaattaaaggTTAGTAGTAACTATAACAATTAATTCCCTCAATATGTCCAACAATTGAAACAGTAATGCTGCATCAATTCCAAATCAATCAACAGTTAATTTTCCCAAATTATGTACCGAGAGGTGACCTCAGGGaaagaaataaaaggaaaactaaaactTGTATAGTAGAAAAAGCTTGACAAGAGTTTCACTTGAAATCGAATTTGAATGAAAATTATGATGACTCCAATCTTTCCAAATCATACGATGCTTTCTTCTCTGTTTGAATTGAGACGCGCCACAACCGTGCAACGCTCCAACGGATATTCTCCACCGCCTGCGCTTCATTTTCCTTATCCCAGCCGGCGGTCCCCTTCCGCGGTAAGCACACCTAATTTTTCTAGACCCTGAGACGTGCACGCCATTGCTAGTTCCTTACCAGTTTCCACCTACCGGCCGAGTCCTTCCACCTGCCGGTGAACGTTAGGTCTCGCAATTACGTTTCTTCGTTCACCTCGCAGCCGTCCGgtccttctccttccttccaaaGGGGCGCATTTGTCCATCCGTTGGATGACACGTGATCACCTTTAACGGCTACATTGTTCCTGCGGGCCCCACGCCTAGAGATGCCGGAGTTCGAAagtttcctctccctctctcttccccccaacggctctattttttctCGAACCATCTTCTATGACTATAAAAACCCCAAGCGGAGCTTTCACCTAGCAACCCAAATTCATATACTTctcaatctctctctttctcttctccccatACCTCTGTGAATCTTTATATCTAACTTAGAATGGCAGCACTTAAGCTCTTCTTGAAGGCACCTCTGCTGCTTCTGGTACTTGTTTTGGCCGTGGTTGGTGCCCAAGAGGtcggcatggctccaagcccaGCACCTGCCATGGAGAATGGCTCTGTGGGGACTTTCCCGGATGTCTGTGCTGTTGCTCTTGCTTCCCTGGtgtctttctttactttttttgCTCATTGAGAGTCTTACATTGCATAGGAAATGGGGAGGGGACATATTGTTTTCCTTGTGGAGTTGTGGTGTCtttctatttattatttatatttgttaattttttttcatctgTCCCTTTGGTCCCAAGGGGGTGGAAGTTGAGTTGGAGATTTGGAGATTTTCTGGAGGCGGAGTGATTCATTTTCTGATACATGATTATGTGACATTTATTTAGTGATATACATTTATTCATGTGAAATAAGAGGCTATTCTTGGTGTCATTTATTTCCCCTATTCTTCTTGTCGTTTCATGATCTCTTGCCGCATGGGGTTCTAAGAACTCTGATGGGAGAGAGAAATTATTACATGGGTCTCAAGCGAAAATGATTCCAGCAGAAGGTTGCTATCTAATTTGGGGTGACGCCGGGGGAGGACTACTGCCTAACTAAAATGAAATAGTGTTCTTAATAAGAGCAGGCATGAAAAGCTTTTTGCGGAAAAACTTGCAAACCAAATTTGGGGGAGGCGGGCGTCGACCCAACTGCGATACTTtcatatagaaaatatagcatGCTGCTTGGGTACAATTTAATTTGTATgagaaaatactaaagatcgCTTGCTAGAATATCGCAAAAATACATCAATTCATACGGAATTAATTGATATTATCGGTCTCACTGTGTACTGCATCAATTCATTACTCGTTCATCTAATTTAACCATTTAGATTAGGAATAGCAATCGAATCGGATCAATCAAGATATGGGTCGGATCGAATATATAATAGATTAAAAATCTATTAATTTAAAtccaatctatttattaaatgcataaaaATACAGATTTTAACCTGATTATTTTGTTAAATAAACAATCTAGCTCGATCTACAACATATTGAAAATATTTAAATGGGTTAAATGAGGTTAAGCACCGCCGCCCCTAATTTTAGAACTAATTTGCTGGGAGACCATGCCTATCCAcatgcaaaaataaataaaataaagcttACACAAATCTGAGCATCAGATATTGAACAAATACAAGGCCCTACTAGTCTAGAGTGGCTCTTTTTGGACCCCAGAAAAGCAGAGAAAAAATAACAagataaaaggaaaagaaatggaTGCTGAGTGAGAAACTAAAAACAGCCGATGTATTCGGATTTCAAGTGCCTGAAACAGCCCAGGCTTCTGTCCAGCCACTTGAGCGGATGGCGAGTTGGGGTTTAATGTGAGAAGTGGATGGTTGTGTTAGGTCCAAAACATGATTTTTGCGGAATAAACTAAGCAAATTAAAA
This is a stretch of genomic DNA from Phoenix dactylifera cultivar Barhee BC4 chromosome 9, palm_55x_up_171113_PBpolish2nd_filt_p, whole genome shotgun sequence. It encodes these proteins:
- the LOC103701403 gene encoding cationic amino acid transporter 5-like, with the protein product MAAATDGGGGDGDGRRSYWRWSKADFFPEPSFRSWSAYRSALSATGPRLRDRLLHRSDSAAELRALPRQSEHGLRRCLNWWDLVWLGFGSVVGTGIFVLTGQEARFNSGPAIPLAYAAAGLSALLSVFCYAEFAVEIPSAGGSFSYLRVELGDFVAFLAAGNILLEALVGAAGLGRSWTSYFATLLDRDPDSLRIHAPALADGFNLLDPIAVVVLLTCSTITIFGTRHTSTLNWLTSLLSVAVIAFIIAAGFAHAAVSNLTPFFPYGARGVFQAAAVVYWAYTGFDMIATLAEETKNPARDIPLGLVGSMSAITVVYCVMALVLVMMQRYDQLDPNAAYSVAFASVGMKWAKYLVALGALKGMTTGLLVGALGQGRYTTQIARAHMIPPYFALVHPKTGTPIYATLLVSISSACIAFFSSLDVLASVSSISTLFIFMLVAIALLVRRYYSRDITQRSNQFKLVAFLVLIVGSSIGISACWNSASDGWIGFALTVPLWFLSTLGLTVFVPQQRAPKVWGVPLVPWLPSLSIATNLFLMGSLGYQAFVRFGICTLVMLIYYVLFGVHATYDTDQEQNDFETAKVGTGISGGSVGQR